TGATGCGCCAGGCCGAGCGCGGCATGCTCAACCTCGACGCGCCGGTGACCATCTCGCCGTACATGGTGGTGGCGGGCTCGGGCAGCCTGCAGCACGAGCAGATGCCGTACACGACGACGGTGCGTGAGCTGACCCGGCTCATGGTGGTGCAGAGCGACAACACCGCGACCAACGTGCTGCTCTACTACACGGGCATCCCGACCACGCGCGAGCTGCTCGACGACCTCGGCCTGGAGGTCATGCGCTTCAACCGGCAGATGTTCCCCGGCGACCGGATCAGCGACCCGGCCAACGTCCTCGACCTCGCCGACACCATGGGTCTGCTCGAGGCGATGTACGGCGATGACCTGCTCGCCGCCGGCTCGCGGGACCAGATCCTCACCTGGATGGGCGACCAGGAGGTCGACACGAAGTTCGGCGCCGTCCTCGACGACGCGCCCGTCGCCCACAAGACCGGGGAGACCGGGAACGTCACCCACGACGTCGGCTACTTCCTCGTGCCCGGTCACGAGGCCGCCGTCGCGGTGCTCACCGAGGTGACGACGACGTCCTCCTTCGCCGAGGCCCAGGAGATCGGCAACCCCGTGGTCCAGGAGATCGGGCTGGCGATCTACGAGTACCTCGTGGCGCTCGCCGCCGCCGAGGTGCCCGGTCCGGGTGTGCCGACCAAGGAGCCCACCGCCCCGCCGACCACCGGCGCCCCGGACCCGGCGCCCGCGCCGGGCGGTGGCGAGGGGCCGACGGCGGGAGGCGGCAGCCTCCCGGTGACGGGCGCGCCGGCCGCGGCGCTGCTCGGCCTCCTGATTGTCCTGCTCGCCGGAGGGACGGCGGCGGTGTCCACTCGCCGCCGGGCGGCGTCGTTCCGCTAACCGCGGGCAGGGCACGGGGCGGGGAGGTCGCGAGGGGGCGGCCTCCCCGCCCGCGCGAGCGGCGAGGGAGTCCCGGGTGACGGTGGGCAGGCCGGCCCACGACAGGACGCGGTCACCGTCCGGATTGCCGAACGTGAGCATCGCGATCCCCCACGCCACGGGCACGAGGGCCGCGACCACCACGCCCAGGTGCCTCCTGAGGAGTAGACCGGCACCCGTCATCCCGGCGAGGTTGCGCGTGAACAGTCCGAGGTCGCCGGAGGCGGTGAGCAGCGTGAGGATCTCGGCCACGAGCCCGGACAGCAGGATGAACCGCGTCCCGAGCCTGGACGTCTCCGCCCAGCCGAAGTCCGAGCGGGGCCACCTGTGGGGCGGCCCCGCTCGCGCTCAGTCCCCGATCCGGGCGACGAGGCGGCCGGTGACCTCGTGGCGCGCAAGCCTGCCGAGGCCCTCGCCGATCTCCTCGAAGCCGATGACCTCGTACGCGGGCTGAATCTCCCCGCGGCGCAGGAGCTCGTAGACCTCCTCGATATCCTCGACGGTGCCGCCGAGCGAGCCGGTGATGGTCTTGCCGAGGATGGTGTTGGCGTTGATCGTGAACGTCGGCTGCCCGAGCCCCACCTGGACCACCGTCCCCCCGCGACGGACGGCGTCGAGGGCGCGCTGGGTGGTGTCGTAGCCCGCGTAGTCGACGACGAGGTCGAAGCTCTGGCCGGCCCACTCCGCGGCATCGGCGACCACGCCGCTGACTCCCGCCGCCCTGGCGAGGTCCCAGACCGACTCCTTCGTCTCCGCGACGTGCACCTCGGCACCCTTGAGGACCGCGGCACGCGCGCCGACCTGGCCCAGACCCCCGTAGCCGATGACGCCGACCTTCATGCCCTCGCGCGCACCGCCCACCTTGATGATCGCGTGGTAGGAGGTCATGCCGGCGTCGGTGGCGAGGGCGGCGAGCGCCCAGTCCATGCCCTCGGGCACGCGCGCGAGGTCGGCGGAGTGCGCGACCATCTTGCCGGCGAACCCGCCGGGGGTGAACATGCCCGCCGGCGGCCTGACGCCGGAGGGGCATACCCCGACGGCGTCGCCCACCTCCCACCCGGTGACCCCCTCGCCGATCGCACTGATGACGCCGGCGTTCTCGTGGCCCTGGGTCATCGGCAGGAAGGGCATCGCCCGCTCACCGATCTGCATGTACATGACGTCGCTGTGGCACAGCCCGGCGGCGCGCATGTCGATGACGACCTCGCCCGGCCCCGGCTGGGGGTCAGGGATCTCGTTGAGCGCGATCGGCCTTCCGGTGCCCTCGAACTGCCATGCCTTCATCGCATACCTCCTTGCTCGGATGTCGTGGGGTGGTACGGGAAACGTAGTCACTTAATCGTTTAAGTGTTAGCGTCGGAGCGTGACTCGCGAGTCCTTGGCGCGCCGTCCGACCATCCGCGACGTCGCGGACCTCGCCGGCGTCTCGACGGCGACGGTGAGCTACGTGCTCAACGGCACGGCCGGGCAGACGATCACCCCGAGCACCCGGGAACGGGTGCGCCGCGCGGCCGACTCGGTCGGGTACGTCCCCCACCGGATCGCCCGTGCACTGCGCGAGGGCCGATCCCCCGTCGTCCTCCTCAACGTCGGCGCGATGATCGGCGGGAGCACCGTCGCGACGCTGGTCGAGGGGATGTCCGCGGAGCTGCGCCGCCACGGCCACTCGCTCCTCGTCACCGCGGAGCCGGGCGGGATCATCGCGGACGTCATCGACGCCGTCGCCCCGCGGGCCACCCTCGACCTCACCGTGGTGACGACGGGCGGGGAGGAGGACGACGTCGTCTCGGGGGTGGCCGCCGGCGACCATGCCGGGTTCGCCTTTCACACCCTCGCCCAGCTGCGGCACCTCGTCGAGCGCGGCCACCGCCGGATCGCGTTCGTCGGGCCGGCGGAGGACGTTCCGTTCGCGCGCACGCGACGCGCACACGCCCGCAGTGCCGCGCGGCAGCTGGGCCTGCCACCGCTCGTGGAGACGGTCATCGGGGGCGACGAGGCGCGACGAGCCGAGACCGTCGAGCGCCTCGTCCGGGAGGAGGGGGTCTCCGCGGTGGCAGCCCACAGCGACGACGTCGCTCTCGCCGTGCTCGCCGGGATGGCGACCCTGGGGCTACGCGCGCCGCAGGATCTGGCAGTCATCGGCTTCGACGAGGACGCGGCTGCCCGGCTCTGGCGGCCGTCGCTGACGACGGTCCGGATCGACGGCGCCGCCTACGGTCGGCGGGCGGCCCGGGTGGTCCTCGGCCTACCGGTCCCGGAGTGGGACAGTGCGCCGTCGCAGGTGGTCCTCGGCGAGTCGACGTGAGCGCAGTCTGCGTCCCCGGCGAGCGTGCCGGCGGCGCGACGGCGCTGCTCCCTCCCTCCTGGCCCGCGAGGCTTGCCCTGGTGCCGGGCCGGCCGCACAGTGTCGCCATGGCCGACCCCGCCCCGCACCAGCACGACGACCACGCCTTCGACCGGCCCTACTGGGACCGGCACTGGGCCGAGGCGTCCCACGACCGGCTTGCGGCCAGCCCCTACCTCGCGGAGGAGACCGCCCACCTGACGCCCGGGACGGCGTTGGACGCCGGGTGCGGCGCCGGAGCGGAGGCCATCTGGCTCGCGACTCACGGCTGGGACGTCACCGGGGTGGACATCTCCGCCGCCGCGCTCGCCGCCGCGCGCGAGAACGCCCGCCGCGCGTCCGTGACGGGCCGGTTGTCCTGGGTCGAGGCCGACCTCCTCGCCTGGGAGCCGGCGCAGCGATGGGACCTCGTCGTCACGTGCTACGCGCACGCCGCGATCCCCCAGCTCGACCTCTACCAGCGCCTGTCCGACCTCGTCGCTCCCGGCGGCACGCTGCTCGTCATCGCCCACGGCTCGGGCGACGCCGAGCACCACTACCCCCGGGAGGCTGAGGTGAGCGCGGCCGACGTCGCGGCCCTGTTCGCGGCGTCGTCGTGGACGGTGCGGACCGCCGCCGAGCGCGCTCGCACGGTCACGACGCGGGAGGGTGAGCTCCCGCTGCACGACGTCGTCGTGCGCGTCGAACGGACAGCCTGACCCCCGTTCCCCGTCGTCGCGGGTCGCGACGGCGGACTGTTCAGGACCGGACGGTCTCGACCGGGAAGGTCGTGCCGGTGAGCTGCTCGGAGACCGCCCACAGCCTGCGGGCGGTCTCGGCGTCCCGCGCCCGCCGTGAGCGGCCGACGAGGGCGGGGGCGCCGCGGTCGAACCGGCCACCCGGCCCGGCGTAGCTGCCACCGGGGACGTCGGCGACGGCCGCGTAGAGCACCGGCAGCGCACCGTCCTCGTCGGTCTGGGCGAACGCCGTGATGAGGCGGTCCCGCACGGCCTGCAGCCGGCCACCCGGCCCGCGCAGGAGGTTGGTCGCCGCGAGACCGGGGTGGGCGGCGACCGCACGAACCGGAGAGCCGGCCTCCTCCAGGCGGCGCTGCAGCTCGGTGGTGAAGAGGAGGTTGGCGAGCTTGGACTGGGCGTAGGCGCCCATCGGGCGGTACCGCCGGCGCTCCCAGTTGAGGTCGGAGAAGTCGATCGCTCCGGCGCGGTGGGCGTTGGAGGACACGGTGACCACGCGCCCGCGGATCTTCGGGAGCAGGAGGTTGGTGAGCGCGAAGTGGCCGAGGTGGTTGGTGCCGAGCTGCAGCTCGAAGCCCTGCGCCGTGCGGCCCAGCGGCGGGATCATGACGCCGGCGTTGTTGACGAGGACGTCGACCGGCTCGTCGACGCCCGCGGCGAAGGCCCGCACGGAGGTGAGGTCGGCGAGGTCGAGGCGGCGGACGTCGACGTCGCCGGGCATCTGCCGCGCCGCTTCCTCCCCCTTGGCGACGTCGCGCACGGCGAGGACGACGCTCGCCCCGCGACCGGCGAGCACCTGCGCGGTCACCCGGCCGAGACCGCTGTTCGCTCCGGTGACGACGACGGTACGGCCGGTGAGGTCGGGCACGCTCGCGGCTGAGAAGGGCTCCATCGGGCCAATGTAGGCAGCGTCCGGCGGACCTGCCCGGGCGCGGGGTCCTGGGAGCTTCTCGCCTGACGCGGTGTCAGCGGTGGAGGTGCTCGGGCCAGTCGGGCGGCACGGCTCCGGCCGGGCCCGGCGTGGGCTGGTCGAGCGGGTGGCTCTGCGGCGGGGCGAGCTCCGGGCCGGCGGTGACGGACTCGGTCTCGTAGTCCCACCACCACGACTGCCCTGGCTCGAAGGTGCGCATGTACCGGTGCCCCGTCTCCCGGTAGTGCGCTGTTGCGTGGGTGCCCGGCGAGCTGTCGCAGCAGCCGATGTGCCCGCACGCGGCGCACCGGCGCAGCTCGGCCCACCACCCGCCGTCGCGCAGGCACTCGGCGCAGCCGGTGCCGCTGGGAGGAACGCTGACGTCGATGCCTGCCTCGGTCATCGTGACCATCTCCTCGGGTCCGGTCGCCCCCACGGCGGCCCCGGCTCCACTGTACGACCAGCGCTCGCACTCGGGCAGGGGCACCGTCCGGGCCCACGCGCCCGAGATGTCCGACTAGCCTGGCGGGATGACGCAGACCTCGACCACCACGTCCCCCGCCGAGCGGGCGCGCGCGCTCTCCGCGCTGCACGCCGCCCCCGAGATCCTCCGGGTGGTGAACGTCTGGGACGTCGTCTCGGCGAAGGCCGTCCTCGCGCTGCCGGAGACCAGGGCGATCGCCACGGCCGGCCACTCGATCGCCGCGACCTTCGGCTACCCGGACGGCACCATCCCCTTCGACCTCACGCTCGACATGGTCGGTCGAATCGTCGAGGCTGCCGGCGACGTGCCCGTCACCGCCGACCTCGACGACGGCTACGAGGACACCGGCGAGACCACCCGCCGCGCCATCGGCGTCGGCATCGTCGGGGCGAACATGGAGGACCGGCTGCGTCCGGTCGCCGAGGCAGCCGCGCGGGTCGAGGCCGTCGTCGCCGCCGGCGAGGCCGAGGGCGTGCCCTTCTCGCTGAACGCCCGCACGGACGCGTTCGTGCGCGGCGGTGGCCGTCCCGTCGAGGAGTCGATCGCCGACGCCGTCGAGCGCGGCCGCGCCTACCTCGCGGCAGGGGCCGACATCGTCTTCGTCCCCGGAGTGCTCGACGCCGACGTCACCCGCCGGCTCGTCGAGGGCATCGGCGAGCGCAAGGTCAGCGTCATCGGCCTGCCCGGCGCGCTCACCGCGGCGGAGTACGAGGCCCTCGGCGTCGCCCGGATCTCCTACGGGCCCCTGACCCAGCGGGTCGCGCTCACCGCACTCCAGGACGTCGCGAAGAGCCTGTACGCCGACGGCGTGATCCCGGAGTCGACGCGGGCGCTGAACTAGCGTCCTTCAGGCCCGGGCAACCCAGCCTCGACTGACGGCGGCTCGTCCACTTCCCGCAGCGTCTCCTCCACGATCGAGATGACATCAATCGTGCCTTCGTCCTCGCCGGCTGCTGCGTCTTCCGCTGAGATGTCCTCAAATTCCACCGCTGGGAGCGAGAGCGAGAAGTCCTCCGCCTTCTCCCGCAGGAACCGCTCGCGATATGCCCAATAGGCCGCGTCGCCAACGCTGTCGAGCAGGTGAAAGTTGAGTC
Above is a genomic segment from Georgenia wutianyii containing:
- a CDS encoding zinc-binding dehydrogenase; translation: MKAWQFEGTGRPIALNEIPDPQPGPGEVVIDMRAAGLCHSDVMYMQIGERAMPFLPMTQGHENAGVISAIGEGVTGWEVGDAVGVCPSGVRPPAGMFTPGGFAGKMVAHSADLARVPEGMDWALAALATDAGMTSYHAIIKVGGAREGMKVGVIGYGGLGQVGARAAVLKGAEVHVAETKESVWDLARAAGVSGVVADAAEWAGQSFDLVVDYAGYDTTQRALDAVRRGGTVVQVGLGQPTFTINANTILGKTITGSLGGTVEDIEEVYELLRRGEIQPAYEVIGFEEIGEGLGRLARHEVTGRLVARIGD
- a CDS encoding class I SAM-dependent methyltransferase — its product is MADPAPHQHDDHAFDRPYWDRHWAEASHDRLAASPYLAEETAHLTPGTALDAGCGAGAEAIWLATHGWDVTGVDISAAALAAARENARRASVTGRLSWVEADLLAWEPAQRWDLVVTCYAHAAIPQLDLYQRLSDLVAPGGTLLVIAHGSGDAEHHYPREAEVSAADVAALFAASSWTVRTAAERARTVTTREGELPLHDVVVRVERTA
- a CDS encoding UBP-type zinc finger domain-containing protein, which encodes MTEAGIDVSVPPSGTGCAECLRDGGWWAELRRCAACGHIGCCDSSPGTHATAHYRETGHRYMRTFEPGQSWWWDYETESVTAGPELAPPQSHPLDQPTPGPAGAVPPDWPEHLHR
- a CDS encoding isocitrate lyase/PEP mutase family protein; translation: MTQTSTTTSPAERARALSALHAAPEILRVVNVWDVVSAKAVLALPETRAIATAGHSIAATFGYPDGTIPFDLTLDMVGRIVEAAGDVPVTADLDDGYEDTGETTRRAIGVGIVGANMEDRLRPVAEAAARVEAVVAAGEAEGVPFSLNARTDAFVRGGGRPVEESIADAVERGRAYLAAGADIVFVPGVLDADVTRRLVEGIGERKVSVIGLPGALTAAEYEALGVARISYGPLTQRVALTALQDVAKSLYADGVIPESTRALN
- a CDS encoding oxidoreductase, with product MEPFSAASVPDLTGRTVVVTGANSGLGRVTAQVLAGRGASVVLAVRDVAKGEEAARQMPGDVDVRRLDLADLTSVRAFAAGVDEPVDVLVNNAGVMIPPLGRTAQGFELQLGTNHLGHFALTNLLLPKIRGRVVTVSSNAHRAGAIDFSDLNWERRRYRPMGAYAQSKLANLLFTTELQRRLEEAGSPVRAVAAHPGLAATNLLRGPGGRLQAVRDRLITAFAQTDEDGALPVLYAAVADVPGGSYAGPGGRFDRGAPALVGRSRRARDAETARRLWAVSEQLTGTTFPVETVRS
- a CDS encoding LacI family DNA-binding transcriptional regulator, coding for MTRESLARRPTIRDVADLAGVSTATVSYVLNGTAGQTITPSTRERVRRAADSVGYVPHRIARALREGRSPVVLLNVGAMIGGSTVATLVEGMSAELRRHGHSLLVTAEPGGIIADVIDAVAPRATLDLTVVTTGGEEDDVVSGVAAGDHAGFAFHTLAQLRHLVERGHRRIAFVGPAEDVPFARTRRAHARSAARQLGLPPLVETVIGGDEARRAETVERLVREEGVSAVAAHSDDVALAVLAGMATLGLRAPQDLAVIGFDEDAAARLWRPSLTTVRIDGAAYGRRAARVVLGLPVPEWDSAPSQVVLGEST